The proteins below come from a single Arthrobacter sp. B1I2 genomic window:
- a CDS encoding amidohydrolase family protein, protein MIIDIHGHYTTAPAALGQWRDRQVAALQDPTLAPSPADLLISDDELRESIEANQLRLMDERGIDLTVFSPRASFMAHHVGSLETSAEWAAICNELCHRVSQLYPDRFVPAAMLPQSPGVDPATCIPELTRCVEEYGAVALNLNPDPSGGHWTAPPLTDRYWYPIYEKMVEYDIPAMVHVSTSVNPAFHTTGAHYLNADTTAFMQLIQGDLFADFPTLKLVIPHGGGAVPYHWGRFRGLAMALGKPALEEHLLGNVFFDTCVYHQPGIDLLLDVIPTRNILFASEMIGAVRDIDPCTGHNFDDTHRYIDAAGLNEADQAAIQEHNARTVYPRLNALLKQQGR, encoded by the coding sequence GTGATTATCGATATCCACGGCCACTACACCACGGCCCCCGCCGCCCTGGGCCAGTGGCGGGACCGGCAGGTCGCCGCGCTGCAGGACCCCACCCTGGCACCGTCCCCGGCTGACCTGTTGATCTCCGACGACGAACTGCGGGAAAGCATCGAAGCGAACCAGTTGCGGCTCATGGACGAGCGCGGCATCGACCTCACGGTGTTCTCACCCCGGGCGTCCTTCATGGCCCACCACGTCGGCTCGCTCGAGACCTCCGCCGAGTGGGCTGCGATCTGCAACGAGCTTTGCCACCGGGTCAGCCAGCTCTACCCGGACCGGTTCGTCCCGGCCGCCATGCTTCCCCAGTCCCCCGGCGTTGACCCCGCCACCTGCATCCCCGAACTGACCCGCTGCGTGGAGGAATACGGCGCCGTGGCGCTGAACCTGAACCCGGACCCGTCCGGCGGGCACTGGACCGCTCCCCCGCTGACCGACCGATACTGGTACCCGATCTACGAAAAGATGGTCGAGTACGACATTCCCGCCATGGTCCACGTCAGCACCAGCGTCAACCCGGCCTTCCACACCACCGGCGCGCACTATCTCAACGCGGACACCACGGCATTCATGCAACTCATCCAAGGCGACCTGTTCGCAGATTTCCCCACCCTGAAACTGGTCATCCCGCACGGCGGCGGGGCAGTCCCCTACCACTGGGGACGCTTCCGGGGACTGGCCATGGCGCTGGGAAAGCCCGCCCTGGAGGAGCACCTGCTGGGCAACGTCTTCTTCGACACCTGCGTCTACCACCAGCCGGGCATTGACCTGCTCCTGGACGTCATTCCCACCAGGAACATCCTGTTCGCGTCCGAAATGATCGGCGCCGTCCGCGACATCGACCCCTGCACCGGACACAACTTCGACGACACGCACCGCTACATTGACGCGGCGGGGTTGAACGAAGCAGACCAGGCGGCCATCCAGGAACACAACGCCCGAACCGTCTACCCCCGCCTCAACGCCCTGCTTAAGCAGCAGGGGCGCTAA
- a CDS encoding 4-oxalomesaconate tautomerase, protein MDEGIPLAASTGSVSALAPDTSSEPGDGKHRAAGQTPVPCWFMRGGTSKGPFFRGADLPADIPARDAVLLAAMGSPDPRQIDGLGGAHPLTSKAGIVSTSGREGVDLEFLFAQLQPAGGTVDTTPNCGNMLAAALPFAIESGLLTPDGDTTTARVLTLNTGMVAEITVQTPLGTAGRYVEYAGDARIDGVPGTAAPVTINFLDTAGSVCDSLLPTGNVRDTVDVAGVGPVDVTCIDNGQPLVIINAGDLGRTGRESAVDLNKDAELKARLEDLRLTCGKLMGLGDVRDKNYPKMTLVSPPAAGSAVNTRSFIPHVCHESIGVLAAVTAATAAILKGTVAHDVAVLPEGAAPTVSVEHPSGEFTVQLGLDAENPTKVVKSALIRTARLLMAGAVMVPAHLSFQEHTL, encoded by the coding sequence ATGGATGAGGGCATTCCCCTGGCGGCCAGCACGGGCAGCGTTAGCGCACTGGCCCCGGACACCAGCTCCGAACCAGGCGATGGCAAGCACCGGGCAGCCGGACAGACCCCGGTACCGTGCTGGTTCATGCGCGGCGGGACGTCAAAGGGTCCGTTCTTCCGGGGCGCCGATCTCCCCGCTGACATACCCGCACGGGACGCAGTGCTGTTGGCGGCAATGGGATCACCGGACCCCCGGCAGATTGACGGGCTGGGCGGCGCCCACCCGTTGACCAGCAAGGCCGGGATAGTTTCCACCAGCGGCCGGGAAGGCGTGGACCTGGAGTTCCTGTTCGCCCAGCTGCAGCCCGCTGGCGGGACCGTAGACACCACCCCCAACTGCGGGAACATGCTGGCGGCCGCGCTCCCCTTCGCAATTGAGTCCGGACTTCTAACGCCCGACGGCGACACCACCACTGCCCGCGTCCTCACCTTGAACACGGGCATGGTGGCCGAGATTACGGTCCAGACACCCTTGGGAACGGCAGGACGGTACGTCGAATACGCCGGGGACGCCCGGATCGACGGCGTCCCCGGTACAGCCGCACCGGTGACCATTAACTTCCTGGACACTGCGGGTTCGGTCTGCGACTCGCTGCTGCCCACCGGCAACGTTCGCGACACCGTCGACGTCGCCGGGGTGGGCCCGGTGGACGTGACCTGCATCGACAACGGACAACCGCTGGTGATCATCAACGCCGGTGACCTGGGGCGCACGGGGCGGGAGTCCGCCGTCGACCTTAACAAGGACGCCGAGCTCAAGGCCCGCCTTGAGGATCTGCGTCTGACATGCGGAAAACTCATGGGCCTCGGGGACGTAAGGGACAAGAATTACCCGAAAATGACGCTGGTTTCGCCTCCCGCTGCGGGTAGTGCAGTCAACACCCGCAGTTTCATCCCGCACGTCTGCCACGAATCCATCGGGGTGCTCGCTGCCGTCACCGCCGCGACCGCCGCAATCCTCAAGGGAACCGTGGCACATGACGTGGCCGTCCTCCCGGAAGGCGCAGCGCCCACGGTCTCCGTGGAACACCCCAGCGGCGAATTCACCGTCCAGCTCGGCCTGGACGCCGAAAACCCCACCAAGGTGGTCAAGTCAGCACTGATCCGCACCGCCCGGCTTCTCATGGCAGGCGCCGTCATGGTTCCCGCACACCTCTCTTTCCAGGAGCACACACTGTGA
- a CDS encoding GntR family transcriptional regulator, which translates to METVEGITGRSLTVAELVGVLRSAIVAGDLVPNQRLVEADLAAEYGASRGNIRAALAELTVEGLVERVQNRGARVRAVSVEEAVEITEVRAALEALCARKAAERISDDEAAELQELARCMKDAVERGDRDSYSECNQILHARVIEISAQQTAAATIHRLRGQAVRFQFRLARQPGRPAVSLPQHLAIIDAVCAHDPDAAAEAMRVHLESVADVIRSTHA; encoded by the coding sequence ATGGAAACCGTCGAAGGCATCACGGGCCGCTCCCTCACGGTTGCTGAACTGGTGGGTGTGCTGAGGTCTGCCATCGTGGCCGGGGACCTCGTGCCGAACCAGCGCTTGGTGGAAGCGGACCTTGCCGCCGAATATGGGGCCAGCAGGGGAAACATCCGCGCGGCCTTGGCGGAATTGACCGTGGAAGGTCTGGTGGAGCGGGTTCAAAACCGGGGTGCCCGGGTACGCGCGGTTTCCGTGGAGGAAGCCGTGGAGATCACCGAGGTCCGTGCTGCCCTTGAGGCTTTATGTGCCCGGAAAGCGGCCGAGCGGATCAGCGATGACGAGGCCGCCGAGCTTCAGGAGCTCGCCCGGTGTATGAAGGATGCCGTGGAGCGTGGCGACCGGGACTCCTATTCGGAGTGCAACCAGATCCTGCACGCCAGGGTCATCGAGATCAGCGCACAGCAAACGGCGGCCGCTACAATCCATCGGCTCCGCGGCCAGGCGGTGCGCTTCCAGTTTCGGCTTGCCCGGCAGCCCGGGCGGCCGGCAGTTTCGCTGCCCCAGCACCTCGCGATCATCGACGCCGTCTGCGCGCATGACCCCGACGCGGCTGCCGAGGCCATGCGGGTTCATTTGGAAAGCGTCGCCGACGTAATCCGCTCGACGCACGCCTAG
- the ligK gene encoding 4-carboxy-4-hydroxy-2-oxoadipate aldolase/oxaloacetate decarboxylase, with product MQELGVVHTSITRAAEQDVKALSEFGVPTIHEAMGRLGLMRPYIRPVYAGASMCGTAVTVLLQPGDNWMMHVAAEQVQPGDVVVAACTTESEDGFFGDLLATSLKARGARGLIIDGGCRDVATLQDMDFPVFSRAINSKGTVKATLGSVNIPVICANALVNPGDVVIADVDGVVVVPAARAAEVAEAARKREDNEDAKRLRFANGELGLDIYNMRGPLEAAGLRYVD from the coding sequence ATGCAGGAACTAGGCGTTGTCCACACATCAATCACCCGCGCAGCAGAGCAGGACGTCAAAGCCCTCTCGGAGTTCGGCGTCCCAACCATCCATGAAGCCATGGGCCGCCTGGGCCTCATGCGCCCCTACATCCGCCCCGTCTACGCCGGGGCCAGCATGTGCGGCACGGCCGTCACCGTGCTGCTCCAGCCCGGAGACAACTGGATGATGCACGTTGCCGCCGAACAGGTCCAGCCCGGCGACGTCGTCGTCGCAGCCTGCACCACCGAAAGTGAAGACGGCTTCTTCGGCGACCTGCTCGCCACCTCACTCAAAGCCCGCGGCGCCCGGGGGCTGATCATCGACGGCGGCTGCCGCGACGTCGCCACCCTCCAGGACATGGATTTCCCCGTCTTCAGCCGCGCCATCAACTCCAAGGGCACCGTTAAGGCCACCCTCGGATCCGTGAACATCCCGGTTATCTGCGCCAACGCACTGGTCAACCCGGGCGACGTGGTGATTGCGGACGTCGACGGCGTTGTAGTGGTTCCGGCCGCCCGTGCTGCGGAAGTAGCGGAAGCGGCCCGTAAACGCGAGGACAACGAAGATGCGAAACGCCTCCGCTTTGCCAACGGAGAACTCGGCCTGGACATCTACAACATGCGCGGACCGCTCGAAGCTGCCGGACTGCGGTATGTCGACTAA